One Nicotiana sylvestris chromosome 12, ASM39365v2, whole genome shotgun sequence genomic window carries:
- the LOC138883293 gene encoding uncharacterized protein — translation MGATHNYLASTQVEHLGLVVGKGRGRVKAINSPPQPVGGITKEVPVKLGPYEVKFNLRVVIIDDFELIVGLEFLRKSNTMPVPYADKLLMMGTNRDKPCIIPCMPMKMAVENISALQLKKGVKRHEPTFLETLYIEYIERSSGPIPEPVKELLLEFEDVMPQDMPKRLSPRRTVDHEIELVSGVKPPTRAPYRMSQPELNELRRQLTKILDIGIIVPSKSPYGSPVLF, via the coding sequence atgggtgctacccacaactacttagcctcgactcaggtggagcACCTTGGTCTAGTTGTAGGAAAAGGTAGAGGTCGTGTTAAGGCTATTAACTCACCTCCTCAGCCAGTGGGTGGAATAACTAAAGAGGTACCGgtgaagcttggcccttacgaagTAAAATTCAACCTGCGAGTGgtaatcatagatgacttcgagttaATAGTTGGGTTGGAATTCCTAAGGAAATCCAATACCATGCCCGTACCATATGCCGACAAGCTACTGATGATGGGAACAAATAGGGACAAGCCCTGCAttatcccgtgcatgcccatgaagatggccgttgagaacatctcggccttgcagttgaagaagggggtcaaaagacATGAACCTACGTTCCTGGAAACCCTCTACATTGAATATATAGAACGctcctcgggtcccattcctgaacccgtgaaggagctactactggagtttgaagatgtcatgccacaagacatgccaaagcgactCTCGCCTAGGCGTACTGTGGACCATGAAATTGAGTTGGTGTCGGGCGTGAAGCCACCCACCCGGGCaccttacagaatgtcacaacccgaactcaACGAGCTTCGGAGACAATTGACAAAAATTCTAGATATAGGGATCATTGTGCCTTCCAAGTCCCCATATGGGTCCCCTGTTCTATTCTAA